The proteins below are encoded in one region of Caulobacter henricii:
- a CDS encoding oxygenase MpaB family protein, which translates to MNATIEQVRARVAEQKVRLPELYGGVDFDLVPERFTEIPAESVAPKGVAGAEPSAEQLALIRAYSLLGDRVADAYAGLMPQHGFRGLIGLLTRACDEGVEAIPDAPPELVAFIRDMEQVPEWLDMELVREGARLDRPAAAVLSPFAIRGAFVATFMNKYAALPMALTGTLGHESAARRVNETASFFTTTLLPGALERHGPGFKAAAMVRLMHSMVRFNALRRPGAWDARVYGVPIPQVDQMPAGLIPIFLLSYKLLRQGRTTFTPAERARVELSRYRCFLLGLPEDLLADNPVGIVQAMTARNQTLRRGFDDETCGALVRATLSAYLPPDQSWRNRLFNAVERGFAKVFFLRQFLGGDRAAAARMGVEITSADRVLFLLVALVVTSQMAVYGLALKIPGLKSLADRHLVRQLRRHLVRYGHAEFTTDAAQYRPTAARPAAAI; encoded by the coding sequence ATGAACGCCACGATCGAACAGGTCCGGGCCCGGGTCGCCGAGCAGAAGGTCCGCCTGCCGGAACTCTATGGCGGCGTTGATTTCGACCTGGTCCCCGAACGCTTTACCGAGATCCCGGCCGAAAGCGTCGCCCCGAAAGGTGTGGCGGGGGCCGAGCCGTCCGCTGAACAGCTGGCCCTGATCCGCGCCTATTCCCTCCTGGGCGACCGGGTGGCCGACGCCTATGCCGGCCTGATGCCGCAACACGGCTTTCGCGGCCTGATCGGCCTGCTGACCCGGGCCTGCGACGAGGGCGTCGAGGCGATCCCCGACGCGCCGCCGGAGCTAGTGGCCTTCATCCGCGACATGGAACAGGTTCCCGAATGGCTCGACATGGAGCTGGTGCGAGAAGGGGCGCGGCTGGACCGCCCGGCGGCGGCCGTCCTGTCGCCCTTCGCGATCCGCGGAGCCTTTGTCGCCACCTTCATGAACAAATATGCGGCCCTGCCCATGGCCCTGACCGGAACCCTGGGGCACGAGAGCGCCGCGCGACGGGTCAATGAGACGGCGAGCTTCTTCACCACGACCCTGCTGCCCGGGGCCCTGGAGCGTCACGGTCCCGGCTTCAAGGCCGCCGCCATGGTCCGGCTGATGCATTCCATGGTGCGCTTCAATGCCCTGCGCCGCCCCGGGGCCTGGGACGCCCGGGTCTATGGTGTGCCAATCCCCCAGGTCGACCAGATGCCGGCCGGTCTGATCCCGATCTTCCTGCTGAGCTACAAGCTGCTGCGCCAGGGGCGCACCACCTTCACGCCGGCCGAGCGGGCCCGCGTCGAGCTGAGCCGCTATCGCTGCTTTCTGCTGGGCCTGCCCGAGGACCTGCTGGCCGACAATCCGGTCGGCATCGTCCAGGCCATGACTGCGCGCAACCAGACCCTGAGACGGGGCTTTGACGACGAAACCTGCGGCGCCCTGGTCCGTGCCACCCTGTCGGCCTATCTCCCCCCCGACCAAAGCTGGCGCAATCGCCTGTTCAACGCGGTCGAGCGGGGCTTTGCCAAGGTCTTCTTCCTGCGCCAGTTCCTGGGCGGCGACCGCGCTGCCGCCGCACGGATGGGGGTCGAGATCACCTCCGCCGACCGCGTCCTGTTCCTGCTGGTCGCCCTGGTCGTGACCAGTCAGATGGCCGTCTATGGTCTGGCCCTGAAGATCCCGGGCCTGAAGTCGCTGGCGGACCGGCACCTGGTGCGACAGCTGCGCCGGCACCTGGTCCGCTACGGCCATGCCGAGTTCACAACGGATGCGGCCCAGTATCGCCCGACGGCGGCCAGGCCTGCAGCGGCGATCTAG
- the dnaQ gene encoding DNA polymerase III subunit epsilon yields MAREIILDTETTGFDPKTGDRLVEIGCIEVVDFMPTGRSFHEYCDPLRDMPAEAEKVHGLSSAFLTGKPRFEVIADRFLEFVGDSVVVAHNAAFDRSFVNFELEKCGRPALPESRWVDTLAMAKKRFPGMYNSLDALCKRYKISLDSRDKHGALIDAHLLAEVYLELQGGKERALELTAVVTEAMAAQRQAGAYGQRPRPLAPRSTEAERAVHAEWIQSTLKDKAVWVKLGLVEISG; encoded by the coding sequence ATGGCCCGGGAAATCATCCTAGACACCGAAACCACCGGCTTTGATCCGAAGACCGGCGATCGCCTGGTCGAGATCGGCTGTATCGAGGTCGTCGATTTCATGCCGACCGGTCGGTCCTTCCATGAATATTGCGATCCGTTGCGCGACATGCCGGCCGAGGCCGAAAAGGTCCACGGCCTGTCCAGTGCCTTCCTGACCGGCAAGCCCCGCTTCGAGGTCATCGCCGATCGCTTCCTCGAGTTTGTAGGCGACAGCGTGGTCGTGGCCCACAACGCCGCCTTTGACCGCAGCTTCGTCAATTTCGAGCTGGAAAAATGCGGTCGGCCGGCCCTGCCGGAAAGCCGTTGGGTCGACACCCTGGCCATGGCCAAGAAGCGCTTTCCGGGCATGTACAATTCGCTCGATGCCCTGTGCAAACGGTACAAGATCAGCCTGGACAGCCGCGACAAGCACGGGGCCCTGATCGACGCCCATCTGCTGGCCGAGGTCTATCTGGAACTGCAGGGTGGCAAGGAACGCGCCCTGGAACTGACGGCAGTGGTCACCGAGGCCATGGCCGCACAGCGGCAGGCCGGGGCCTATGGCCAGCGCCCCCGCCCTCTGGCCCCGCGTTCCACCGAGGCCGAACGGGCCGTCCATGCCGAATGGATCCAGTCGACCCTGAAGGACAAGGCCGTCTGGGTGAAGCTCGGCCTGGTCGAGATTTCCGGCTAG
- the coaE gene encoding dephospho-CoA kinase (Dephospho-CoA kinase (CoaE) performs the final step in coenzyme A biosynthesis.), translating to MIIVGLTGSIGMGKSTTSAMFEAEGVPVYDSDGAVHALYAVGGAAVAPVEAAFPGVVVDGAIDRTRLSAAVMGNPEALQRLEAIVHPLVGADRIGFFEKAAADSKDIVVLDVPLLYETGGDKRVHKVVVVSAPADVQRARVLARPGMDEAKLEAILARQLPDAEKRARADFVIDTSQGLDHARGQVRDILARLRATA from the coding sequence ATGATCATTGTCGGCCTCACCGGCTCCATCGGCATGGGCAAGTCGACCACCTCGGCCATGTTCGAGGCCGAGGGCGTGCCGGTCTATGATTCAGACGGCGCTGTGCATGCGCTCTACGCGGTCGGCGGCGCAGCGGTGGCCCCGGTCGAGGCGGCCTTTCCGGGCGTGGTGGTCGATGGAGCCATCGACCGGACCCGGCTGAGCGCGGCCGTGATGGGCAACCCCGAAGCCCTGCAAAGGCTGGAAGCCATCGTCCATCCGTTGGTCGGTGCCGACCGCATCGGCTTTTTCGAAAAGGCGGCGGCCGACAGCAAGGACATCGTCGTGCTGGATGTCCCCCTGCTGTACGAGACCGGCGGTGACAAACGGGTCCACAAGGTGGTGGTGGTCTCGGCCCCGGCCGATGTCCAGCGGGCCCGGGTTCTGGCCCGGCCGGGCATGGACGAGGCCAAGCTGGAGGCCATCCTGGCCCGCCAACTTCCCGATGCCGAAAAGCGGGCTCGCGCCGATTTCGTGATCGACACCAGCCAGGGCCTGGACCATGCCCGTGGACAAGTCCGCGACATCCTGGCTCGCCTGCGCGCTACGGCTTGA
- the aroE gene encoding shikimate dehydrogenase: MSATLTGAAVVAGVCGAPIRHSMSPVIHNAWIAAAGLDAAYVPFAPAEDRFEAFVDGLRGGAIRGLNVTIPFKERALAVADTASDLARMAGAANLLIFAADGTIRADNTDGPGLLGAISVQAPVFDIGAAPVVILGAGGAARGAVAALLLAGAPQVRIVNRTLARAEELATAFGTRVVAADESALPDLLVDAGLIINATSLGLGGGDGPAAPLALTPAEAVVMDMVYKPLRTEFLQRAQALGRRTVDGLEMLLRQAVPSFEAFYGQAPPASVDVRGLALNLLGEA, translated from the coding sequence ATGAGCGCCACCCTCACCGGCGCGGCGGTGGTCGCCGGCGTCTGCGGCGCGCCGATCAGGCACTCGATGAGCCCGGTCATCCACAATGCCTGGATCGCTGCGGCCGGCCTCGACGCCGCCTATGTGCCCTTCGCCCCTGCCGAGGATCGCTTTGAAGCCTTTGTCGACGGCCTGCGCGGCGGAGCCATTCGCGGCCTGAACGTCACCATCCCCTTCAAGGAACGCGCCCTGGCGGTCGCGGACACCGCCAGCGACCTGGCCCGCATGGCCGGGGCCGCCAACCTGCTGATCTTTGCGGCCGACGGAACGATCCGGGCCGACAATACTGACGGCCCCGGCCTGCTCGGGGCTATCTCTGTTCAGGCGCCGGTTTTCGATATCGGCGCTGCGCCGGTCGTGATCCTCGGAGCCGGCGGCGCGGCGCGAGGGGCCGTCGCGGCCCTGCTGCTGGCGGGCGCGCCGCAGGTTCGGATCGTCAACCGCACCCTGGCCCGGGCCGAAGAGCTGGCCACGGCGTTCGGCACCCGGGTGGTCGCCGCCGATGAGTCCGCCCTGCCCGACCTGCTGGTCGATGCCGGCCTGATCATCAACGCCACCTCGCTAGGCCTGGGCGGCGGCGATGGTCCGGCAGCGCCGCTGGCTTTGACCCCTGCCGAGGCGGTGGTGATGGACATGGTCTACAAGCCACTGCGTACCGAATTTCTCCAGCGCGCCCAGGCCCTGGGCCGTCGCACGGTGGATGGCCTGGAAATGCTGCTGCGCCAGGCTGTCCCTTCCTTTGAAGCCTTTTATGGCCAGGCCCCGCCGGCGTCAGTCGATGTGCGCGGCCTGGCGCTCAACCTGCTGGGCGAGGCCTGA
- a CDS encoding Maf family protein produces the protein MSLTPVTLASKSSARQAILRNAGLTFESVVAGVDEEGTKASLLAEGAAPREVADALAELKAVKVSGKLPGLVIGADQTLDFAGRLIDKVETLDQARALLLELRGQSHKLHSAVVVARDGKPIWRVVQSARLSVRPFSDAWLDGYLDRRGEHILHCVGCYELESEGVQLFDAIDGDYFTILGLPLVGLLDFLRLHGALEA, from the coding sequence ATGAGCCTGACGCCCGTCACCCTGGCCTCGAAGAGTTCTGCCCGCCAGGCGATCCTGCGCAATGCCGGTCTGACCTTTGAGTCGGTTGTCGCCGGCGTCGATGAGGAGGGCACCAAGGCCAGCCTGCTGGCTGAAGGCGCGGCGCCGCGCGAGGTTGCCGATGCCCTCGCAGAGCTGAAGGCCGTCAAGGTCTCGGGCAAGCTGCCCGGGCTGGTGATCGGCGCCGACCAGACCCTGGATTTCGCCGGACGGCTGATCGACAAGGTGGAAACCCTGGACCAGGCCCGGGCTCTCCTGCTGGAGCTCCGCGGTCAGAGCCATAAGCTGCATTCGGCAGTGGTCGTGGCCCGCGACGGCAAGCCGATCTGGCGGGTGGTGCAAAGCGCCAGGCTTTCCGTGCGCCCGTTCAGCGACGCCTGGCTGGATGGCTATCTGGACCGACGCGGCGAGCACATCCTGCACTGTGTCGGCTGCTACGAACTGGAAAGCGAAGGCGTGCAGCTGTTCGACGCCATAGACGGCGACTATTTCACCATATTGGGCCTGCCCCTGGTCGGACTGCTGGATTTCCTGCGTCTGCACGGAGCCCTTGAGGCATGA
- a CDS encoding pyruvate, water dikinase regulatory protein — MVKQPLTDDPQEGSGNHASEDRPPPRFATYFHIHLVSDSTGETLNAMARAVCARFTDILPIEHIYALVRSTRQLDRALEEIAGAPGVVMHTIIDPNLRTALEEGCRRLEMPCIAALDPVVSAMSRYLGARISTRVGAQHALNNDYFDRIEALDYAIAHDDGQGGQDLTQADVILVGVSRTSKTPTCIYLAHRGVRAANVPLVPGRPPPTELFELKNTLIVGLMTSPDRLIQIRRNRLLSLKENRESDYIDTDAVRSEIIAARRLFEKMGWPIIDVTRRSVEETAAAIINLLSGGRGQVEVLG; from the coding sequence GTGGTTAAGCAACCGTTAACGGATGATCCACAGGAAGGTTCGGGCAATCATGCCAGCGAGGACCGGCCGCCGCCGCGCTTTGCCACCTATTTCCATATCCATCTCGTCTCGGATTCGACCGGCGAGACCCTGAACGCTATGGCCCGGGCCGTCTGTGCCCGTTTCACGGACATTCTGCCGATCGAGCACATCTATGCCCTGGTGCGTTCGACCCGTCAGCTCGACCGGGCGCTTGAAGAGATCGCCGGGGCCCCCGGTGTGGTCATGCACACCATCATCGATCCCAATCTGCGCACGGCCCTCGAGGAAGGCTGCCGGCGCCTGGAAATGCCCTGTATCGCCGCCCTCGACCCCGTGGTCAGCGCCATGTCGCGCTATCTCGGCGCACGCATCTCCACCCGGGTCGGGGCGCAGCATGCCCTGAACAACGACTATTTCGACCGCATCGAGGCCCTGGACTATGCCATTGCCCATGATGACGGCCAGGGTGGCCAGGACCTGACCCAGGCCGATGTGATCCTCGTCGGCGTGTCCCGCACCTCCAAGACCCCGACCTGCATCTATCTGGCCCATCGCGGCGTGCGGGCCGCCAATGTGCCCCTGGTGCCGGGGCGCCCGCCGCCCACCGAACTGTTTGAGCTCAAGAACACCCTGATTGTCGGCTTGATGACCTCGCCCGACCGGCTGATCCAGATCCGCCGCAACCGGCTGCTGTCGCTGAAAGAAAATCGCGAGAGCGACTATATCGACACGGATGCTGTGCGCAGCGAGATCATTGCCGCTCGTCGCCTGTTCGAGAAGATGGGCTGGCCGATCATCGACGTAACCCGGCGATCGGTCGAGGAGACCGCCGCTGCGATCATCAACCTGCTGTCCGGCGGTCGCGGCCAGGTCGAGGTTCTGGGATGA
- the hemE gene encoding uroporphyrinogen decarboxylase encodes MNAPNLTAQTPKLLSVLAGQTVDRPPVWFMRQAGRYLPEYRAVRATTPDFISFCFDPEKAAEVTLQPMRRFPYDAAIVFADILLIPGALGQKVWFEAGEGPRLGELPSIESMAELAGEAGARLSNIGETLSRVRAALDPEKALIGFAGAPWTVATYMIEGGSSDRAAARTFAYQQPETLDRLIDILVEATVDYLVMQVKAGAQALKLFESWAEGLSEPQFERLVIRPHMAIVQGLRDRGVTVPVIGFPRGAGALVETYASVVPVQGVALDTQASAAMGQRIQALKPIQGALDPLLLRAGGDQLLRRVDQMIEQWGQGPYIFNLGHGILPDTPIAHVEQVLARVTGK; translated from the coding sequence ATGAACGCGCCGAACCTCACCGCCCAGACGCCCAAGCTGCTTTCCGTCCTCGCAGGACAGACCGTGGATCGACCGCCGGTCTGGTTCATGCGTCAGGCCGGTCGTTATTTGCCCGAGTACCGGGCCGTGCGCGCCACGACGCCGGATTTCATCAGCTTCTGCTTCGATCCTGAAAAGGCGGCTGAGGTGACGCTGCAGCCGATGCGGCGCTTTCCCTATGATGCGGCCATTGTCTTCGCGGACATCCTGCTGATTCCGGGCGCCCTGGGCCAGAAGGTCTGGTTCGAAGCCGGGGAAGGTCCTCGCCTGGGCGAATTGCCGTCGATCGAGTCCATGGCGGAACTGGCCGGTGAGGCCGGAGCCAGGCTGTCCAACATCGGCGAGACCCTTAGCCGGGTCAGGGCGGCGCTCGATCCTGAAAAGGCTCTGATCGGCTTTGCCGGTGCCCCCTGGACCGTCGCGACCTACATGATTGAAGGGGGTTCCAGCGACCGTGCCGCAGCCCGCACCTTCGCCTATCAGCAGCCGGAGACGCTCGACCGCCTGATCGACATCCTGGTCGAGGCGACCGTCGATTACCTCGTCATGCAGGTGAAGGCGGGGGCCCAGGCCCTGAAACTGTTCGAAAGCTGGGCCGAGGGCCTGTCGGAGCCGCAGTTCGAGCGTCTGGTCATCCGGCCGCACATGGCCATCGTTCAGGGTCTGCGCGATCGCGGCGTGACCGTGCCGGTGATCGGCTTTCCGCGCGGGGCCGGCGCTCTGGTCGAGACCTATGCCTCGGTGGTGCCGGTGCAGGGCGTGGCGCTCGACACCCAGGCCAGTGCGGCGATGGGTCAGAGGATCCAGGCCCTGAAGCCGATCCAGGGCGCGCTCGACCCTCTGCTACTGCGGGCGGGCGGCGATCAGCTTCTGCGCCGGGTGGACCAGATGATCGAGCAGTGGGGCCAGGGGCCCTACATCTTCAACCTCGGTCACGGCATCCTGCCGGACACCCCGATCGCCCATGTCGAGCAGGTTCTGGCCCGGGTGACCGGCAAATGA
- the hemH gene encoding ferrochelatase — translation MSARRKIAVVLFNLGGPDGPDAVRPFLFNLFRDPAIIGAPAFIRYPLAALISTTREKAAKANYAIMGGGSPLLPETEKQAVALADALAEALPDAETRCFIAMRYWKPLTEDTAKAVKAWAPDEVVLLPLYPQFSTTTTGSSVKAWKKAYRGSGTVRTICCYPTDDALIEAHARLIREAYEKAGSPKPARLLFSAHGLPEKVILAGDPYQQQIEATAAAVAAKLGEGWDWKVSYQSRVGPLKWIGPSTDDEILSASEQGLSLVVTPIAFVSEHIETLVELDHEYRELAEEAGCPTYVRVPALGIEPGFIGGLAQAVVGSLPREGIAPACVWQCGGDRRQCPRTLGAGA, via the coding sequence ATGAGCGCGCGCCGGAAGATTGCGGTCGTCCTGTTCAACCTCGGGGGGCCTGACGGTCCCGACGCCGTCCGGCCGTTCCTGTTCAACCTCTTTCGCGATCCGGCCATCATCGGGGCTCCGGCCTTTATCCGCTATCCGCTGGCGGCCCTGATCTCGACGACCCGGGAGAAGGCGGCAAAGGCCAACTATGCGATCATGGGCGGGGGCTCGCCCCTGCTGCCGGAAACCGAGAAACAGGCGGTGGCGCTGGCGGATGCCCTGGCCGAGGCGCTTCCGGACGCCGAGACCCGTTGCTTCATCGCCATGCGCTACTGGAAGCCCCTGACCGAGGATACCGCCAAGGCAGTCAAGGCCTGGGCCCCGGACGAGGTCGTCCTGCTGCCGCTCTATCCGCAGTTCTCGACCACCACGACCGGGTCTTCGGTCAAGGCCTGGAAGAAGGCCTATCGCGGGTCTGGGACCGTCCGGACCATCTGCTGCTATCCGACAGACGATGCCCTGATAGAGGCCCATGCCCGTCTGATCCGCGAGGCCTATGAAAAGGCCGGCAGCCCCAAGCCGGCGCGCCTGCTGTTTTCGGCCCATGGCTTGCCGGAAAAGGTCATCCTGGCCGGCGATCCCTACCAGCAACAGATCGAGGCCACGGCGGCGGCGGTGGCGGCGAAGCTGGGCGAGGGCTGGGACTGGAAGGTCAGCTATCAGAGCCGGGTGGGCCCGCTGAAATGGATTGGCCCCTCGACCGATGACGAGATCCTGTCTGCGAGTGAGCAGGGTCTCAGCCTGGTCGTGACACCCATCGCCTTCGTTTCGGAACATATCGAGACCCTGGTGGAGCTCGATCATGAGTATCGCGAACTGGCCGAAGAGGCCGGCTGTCCGACCTATGTCAGGGTTCCGGCCCTTGGGATCGAACCCGGCTTCATCGGCGGTCTCGCCCAGGCGGTGGTCGGGTCGCTGCCCCGCGAAGGGATCGCACCGGCCTGCGTCTGGCAGTGCGGCGGAGACCGGCGGCAATGTCCGCGGACCCTGGGAGCAGGCGCGTGA
- a CDS encoding CopD family protein, whose product MIDFLVQNFNLVRGLHILAVIAWMAGMLMLPRIFVYHMSAEPGSRMDAVFKQAELRILRIIINPAMILATVFGGLLILADSAIRGWGFLLQPWMLTKIAALIFLFGWHGFMAGARRKFANDQNTRSEKFWRMTNELPFIAAIIIVLSVTTKFLNH is encoded by the coding sequence GTGATCGATTTCCTGGTTCAGAATTTCAATCTGGTTCGCGGGCTGCACATTCTGGCGGTCATTGCCTGGATGGCCGGCATGCTGATGTTGCCGCGCATCTTCGTCTACCACATGAGCGCCGAGCCGGGCTCGCGGATGGACGCGGTGTTCAAACAGGCCGAGCTGCGGATCCTGCGGATCATCATCAATCCGGCCATGATCCTGGCAACGGTGTTCGGCGGGCTGCTGATCCTGGCCGACAGTGCCATCCGCGGCTGGGGCTTCCTGCTGCAGCCCTGGATGCTGACCAAGATCGCGGCGCTGATCTTTCTGTTCGGCTGGCACGGTTTCATGGCCGGAGCGCGTCGCAAGTTCGCGAATGACCAGAACACCCGCTCGGAAAAGTTCTGGCGGATGACCAACGAACTGCCGTTCATCGCGGCGATCATCATCGTCCTGTCGGTGACGACCAAGTTTCTGAACCACTAG
- the rho gene encoding transcription termination factor Rho — protein MTEDTEHDVSPEEAVVDTTTPAQTAGAESEEDGGDEGSEISAAVAALGLKTMSLQELKEKSPADLLAFAETFEVENANSMRKQDMMFAILKTLAEEGVEISGSGTMEVLQDGFGFLRSPEANYLPGPDDIYVSPSQIRKYGLRTGDTVDGAIRSPREGERYFALTGVAKINFEAPDNVKHKIHFDNLTPLYPEERLNMELPDPTIKDRSGRIIDIVAPLGKGQRCLIVAPPRVGKTVMLQNIAKSIETNHPECYLIVLLIDERPEEVTDMQRTVKGEVIASTFDEPATRHVQVAEMVIEKAKRLVEHKRDVVILLDSVTRLGRAYNTTVPSSGKVLTGGVDANALQRPKRFFGAARNVEEGGSLSIIATALIDTGSRMDEVIFEEFKGTGNSEIILDRKVADKRIFPAIDVLKSGTRKEELITPRDQLQKTYVLRRILNPMGASDAIEFLLEKMRQSKTNGDFFQSMNT, from the coding sequence ATGACCGAAGACACCGAACACGACGTTTCCCCTGAGGAAGCCGTTGTCGACACCACCACCCCCGCCCAGACGGCCGGCGCCGAGTCCGAAGAGGATGGCGGCGACGAAGGCTCCGAGATCAGTGCGGCTGTGGCGGCCCTGGGCCTGAAGACCATGTCTCTGCAGGAGCTGAAGGAGAAATCCCCGGCTGACCTGCTGGCCTTTGCCGAGACCTTCGAGGTCGAGAACGCCAATTCCATGCGCAAGCAGGACATGATGTTCGCGATCCTCAAGACCCTCGCCGAGGAAGGCGTGGAGATCTCGGGCTCGGGCACCATGGAAGTGCTGCAGGACGGCTTCGGCTTCCTGCGTTCTCCGGAAGCCAACTACCTTCCGGGTCCGGACGACATCTATGTCTCGCCCTCGCAGATCCGGAAGTATGGCCTGCGCACCGGCGACACGGTGGATGGCGCCATCCGCTCACCGCGTGAAGGCGAGCGCTACTTCGCCCTGACCGGCGTGGCCAAGATCAATTTCGAGGCCCCCGACAACGTCAAGCACAAGATCCACTTCGACAACCTGACGCCGCTCTATCCCGAAGAGCGCCTGAACATGGAACTGCCCGATCCGACCATCAAGGATCGCTCCGGCCGGATCATCGACATCGTCGCCCCGCTCGGCAAGGGCCAGCGCTGCCTGATCGTCGCCCCGCCGCGCGTGGGCAAGACCGTCATGCTGCAGAACATCGCCAAGTCGATCGAGACCAACCACCCCGAGTGCTACCTGATCGTCCTGCTGATCGACGAGCGTCCGGAAGAAGTCACCGACATGCAGCGCACCGTGAAGGGTGAGGTCATCGCCTCGACCTTCGACGAACCCGCGACCCGGCACGTGCAGGTGGCCGAGATGGTCATCGAGAAGGCCAAGCGCCTGGTCGAGCACAAGCGCGACGTCGTCATCCTGCTGGACTCGGTCACCCGTCTGGGCCGCGCCTACAACACCACCGTCCCGTCGTCAGGCAAGGTCCTGACCGGCGGTGTCGACGCCAATGCCCTGCAGCGTCCGAAGCGCTTCTTCGGTGCGGCGCGCAATGTGGAGGAAGGCGGTTCGCTCTCGATCATCGCCACGGCCCTGATCGATACCGGCAGCCGCATGGACGAAGTGATCTTCGAAGAGTTCAAGGGCACCGGTAACTCGGAAATCATCCTGGACCGCAAGGTCGCCGACAAGCGGATCTTCCCGGCCATCGACGTGCTGAAGTCCGGCACCCGCAAGGAAGAGCTGATCACCCCGCGCGACCAGCTGCAGAAGACCTATGTGCTGCGCCGGATCCTCAATCCTATGGGCGCGTCGGACGCCATCGAGTTCCTGCTCGAGAAGATGCGCCAGTCCAAGACCAACGGCGACTTCTTCCAGTCGATGAACACCTGA
- a CDS encoding quinone oxidoreductase family protein — translation MLAMQAVRTGGPEVLEAVDLPLPAPGPGQILVRHHAVGLNYIDTYHRSGLYPMKMPAVLGLEAAGVVEALGEGVTRFVAGDRVAYNGSLGAYAEAAVVPADRAVKVPDSVSLEVAAAVLLKGMTAEFLVRRCFHVKPADVVLVHAAAGGVGSILVQWCKSLGATVIATVGSEAKAAIARDLGADHVILYDHEDVAARVAEITGGKGVAVVYDGVGKDTFEASLKSLARRGVLATFGNASGPVPPFSPLELSSRSLFVTRPRLFDYIVSTEELDESAQALFAVLASGAVRIDIGQTFPLSEARAAHEALEGRRTTGATLLLP, via the coding sequence ATGCTGGCCATGCAAGCCGTGCGCACCGGCGGCCCCGAGGTGCTCGAAGCCGTAGACCTGCCCCTCCCCGCCCCGGGGCCCGGCCAGATCCTCGTCAGACATCACGCCGTCGGCCTGAACTATATCGACACCTATCACCGCTCTGGCCTCTATCCGATGAAGATGCCGGCGGTGCTCGGGCTGGAGGCGGCCGGCGTCGTCGAGGCCCTCGGCGAGGGCGTCACACGTTTCGTGGCCGGTGATCGCGTCGCCTATAATGGCTCGCTCGGAGCCTATGCCGAGGCAGCCGTGGTTCCGGCAGACCGGGCCGTGAAGGTTCCCGACAGCGTCAGTCTCGAGGTCGCCGCAGCCGTGCTGCTCAAGGGCATGACCGCCGAGTTTCTGGTCCGGCGATGTTTCCACGTGAAACCTGCCGATGTCGTTCTGGTCCACGCCGCCGCCGGGGGGGTCGGTTCGATCCTCGTCCAGTGGTGCAAGAGCCTCGGCGCGACCGTTATTGCCACGGTGGGATCGGAGGCCAAGGCCGCCATCGCCCGTGATCTCGGCGCCGACCACGTGATCCTCTATGACCACGAGGACGTCGCCGCCCGCGTCGCCGAGATCACCGGCGGCAAAGGCGTGGCCGTGGTTTATGACGGCGTCGGCAAGGACACCTTCGAGGCCAGCCTGAAAAGCCTCGCGCGACGAGGCGTCCTGGCGACCTTCGGCAATGCCTCCGGACCCGTCCCGCCGTTCTCACCGCTGGAGCTTTCCAGCAGGTCGCTGTTCGTCACCCGCCCACGATTGTTCGACTACATCGTCTCGACCGAAGAACTGGACGAAAGCGCCCAGGCCCTGTTCGCCGTCCTCGCATCGGGCGCGGTCAGGATCGACATCGGCCAGACCTTCCCCCTGTCAGAGGCCCGGGCTGCCCATGAGGCCCTCGAAGGCCGACGTACGACCGGCGCTACCCTGCTGCTGCCGTAG